The Thermobifida halotolerans sequence GCTGGAGATGCTCGGCCGCGCCCGCAAGGTCGTCGTCACCAAGGACGAGACCACCATCGTCGACGGCGCCGGTGACGCCACCGCGATCGCCGGCCGGGTCAACGAGATCCGCGCCGAGATCGAGCGCACCGACTCCGACTACGACCGCGAGAAGCTGCAGGAGCGCCTGGCCCGCCTGGCCGGTGGCGTGGCCGTCATCAAGGCCGGCGCCGCCACCGAGGTCGAGCTCAAGGAGCGCAAGCACCGCATCGAGGACGCCGTCCGCAACGCCAAGGCCGCGGTCGAGGAGGGCATCCTGCCCGGTGGTGGTGTCGCGCTGCTGCAGGCCAGCGTCACGGCCTTCGAGAAGCTGGAGCTGGAGGGCGACGAGGCCATCGGCGCCGACATCGTGCGTCGCGCCGTCGAGGAGCCGCTGAAGCAGATCGCGATCAACGCCGGTCTCGAGGGCGGCGTCGTCGTGGAGAAGGTGAAGAACCTGGAGACGGGCGTCGGCCTGAACGCCGCCACCGGTGAGTACACCGACCTGTTCAAGGACGGCGTCATCGACCCGACCAAGGTCACCCGCTCCGCCCTGCAGAACGCCGCGTCCATCGCGGGTCTGTTCCTGACCACCGAGGCCGTCATCGCCGAGAAGCCGGAGAAGGCCGCCCCGGCCGCCCCCGGCGCCGGTGACATGGGCGGCATGGACTTCTAGTCCGCACCGCGGCGTCACACACGTCCACAGGGGACGGTCCCTTCCGGGACCGTCCCCTTCGTGCTGTCCGGACCCGTGGCCGCGGCCCTTCGCGGGGTCAGCCCTCCACCAGTCCCCGCCGCGCCAGCTCCTCCAGCACCCGCACCCCCGCCGGAGGGCACCGGTCGGCGTCGGCCGCGGTGAACCAGGCGAGCTCGGCGATCTCGGAACTGGGGGCGAGCGTCCCGGCGAACTCGGCGGTGTAGCAGGCCAGCCTGACCCGGGTGCCCTCCGGATAGCCGTGCGCGGCCGCGTCGACCACCGTGAACAGTTCCAGCGTCGCCGGGTCGAGCCGTACCGACACCTCTTCGGCGACCTCCCGCGTCAGCGCCTCGGCGTCGCTCTCACCCGGTTCGCGCTTGCCTCCCGGAAGGTAGAAGACGTCCTTGCCGGTGGAGCGGACCTTGAGCACTCTTCCGTCGCGAACGTGCACCCAGGCCAGCGCGTCCACGAGGGCGGGGGCGGCGGTGTCGGAGAAGTCCATGCCCCAACCCTAGAACCTCCTCCCCGTGCCGTTTTGCGGGGAACTGTAGGCACGAATCGGACTTTCCGGGGTACCGTCAAAGGGGTGTCGTCCTCACAGAACCGGACCGGAGAGGCGCCCGCGGCAGCCGCGGCGCTGACGATCCTCGCGGTCGTGGACGTCACGACGGCGGCCACGTACTCGCTGTTGGCTTTCACGGAATCGGGAGACAAGGTGTTCTGCGGTGATCCGCTGGAGCAGGGCTACCAGAAATGCGTTGACCAGATGGCGTTGTTCGCCGGAGCCTCGCTGATCCCCGCGATGCTCGCCCTGGCCTTGATGGTGGCCGCCTTCGCCGCTCCCATCCTCCGGAGCAGACCCGCCCTGCGCGCCCAGACCCTCGGGTACTCGCTGGTGGCGTGGGTGATCGCGGGCGGCACCCTGCTGATGGGCTGGCTGCCCGCCATCTGAGCACACCGTTGATCGTGGGAGATCACCGGTACCGGAGGAGTTCGGACACGGTCACGAACTCGTAGCCGTCGGCCCGCAGCGACTCGACGACGGGAGCGATCGCGGCACGGCTCGCCTCCCGGCTGTCGTACATCACGTGCAGCAGGACGATCGACCCGGGCCGCACCTGCCGCACCGTCTGGGCCACGATCGTGTCGGCGTCGGCGGTCGCGTCGGAGTCCGGTTCGACGTCCCAGGTCACCGTGGTCCTGCCGTGCTCGGCCAGGTACCGCGGGAGCACGTAGAGCTTCTTGCCGTTGGGGGGACGGAAGGTGATCTCCCCCGAGTAGCCGGTCGCGCGGATCGCCTCGTCGGTGCGCTCGATCTCCGAGGCGACGAAGTCGGGGGAGTGGAACACCATCCGCCGGTGCGAGTAGGAGTGGTTGCCCAGCTCGTGCCCGGCCCCGGCGATGAGCCGACCCGCACCGGGGTTCTCCTCCAGTTCCCGACCGGTCAGGTAGAAGGTGGCCGTGACGTCGAGTTCCGCCAGCGTGGCCAGAACCTCCTCGGTGTACTCGGTGGGACCGTCGTCGAAGGTCAGCGCCACGACGCGCGCGTCGGTCGCCACCCGGTGCACGAGGGTCCCGCCGAGCTGGAAGGTGCGCGAGTTCACCAGGGTGTTCAGGCCCCACAGGACGAGAGAGAGGCAGAGCAGGACCGAGGCACCGACCAGGACGCGGCGGCGCCGGGCCGAACGTGGGGACATGTCACTCCCGACCGGAACGAAGGGGGCGGCGGGAGCCTACCACCGTCCGTTCCCACCGGGGCGCGCGGCGAGATCAGATCTCGCCGCCCGCCAGCACGTCGTCGGCGTCCACGATCCGGTAGGCGTAGCCCTGTTCGGCGAGGAAGCGCTGCCGGTGGGCCGCGTAGTCCTGGTCGAGGGTGTCGCGCGCCACCACCGCGTAGAACCGGGCGGCCCGGCGGTCGCCCTTGGGACGCAGCACCCGGCCCAGGCGCTGCGCCTCCTCCTGGCGGGAGCCGAAGGACCCCGAGACCTGGATGGCCACGGACGCCTCGGGCAGGTCGACGGAGAAGTTGGCGACCTTGGACACCACCAGGGTGTGCAGCCCACCCGACCGGAACGCGTCGAACAGCCGCTCCCGCTCCCTCACCGGGGTCTCCCCCTTGATGACGGGCGTGTCCAGTTCCGCGCCGATCTCGTCCAACTGGTCGATGTAGGAGCCGATCACCAGCGTCCGCTCGCCCTCGTGCCGCTGCACCAGTTCCCGCACGACCGAGGTCTTGACGGGGGTGGAGGCGCAGAACCGGTAGCGGTCCTCCGGTTCGGCGGTGGCGTAGGCCAGCCGCTCGGACTCGGTGAGCGTGACCCGTACCTCCACGCAGTCGGCCGGGGCGATCCACCCCTGGTTCTCCATCTCCTTCCAGGGCGCGTCGTAGCGTTTGGGACCGATCAGCGAGAACACGTCGCCCTCGCGGCCGTCCTCGCGCACCAGCGTCGCCGTCAGTCCCAGACGGCGGCGCGCCTGGAGGTCCGCGGTCATGCGGAAGATCGGCGCGGGCAGCAGGTGCACCTCGTCGTAGACGATCAGCCCCCAGTCGCGCGCCTCGAACAGTTCCAGGTGGGTGTGGACGCCCTTCCGGCGCGACGCCATGACCTGGTAGGTGGCGATGGTGACCGGGCGGATCTCCTTGCGGGCGCCCGAGTACTCGCCGATCTCGTCCTCGGTGAGCGAGGTGCGGCGCAGCAGTTCGGAGCGCCACTGGTGCACCGAGACGGTGTTGGTGACCAGGATCAGCGTGGTGGCCCCGGTGCGGGCCATCGCCGCCGCGCCCACGACGGTCTTGCCCGCCCCGCACGGCAGCACGACCACGCCCGAGCCGCCCGCGTCGAAGCTGTCGACCGCCGCGCGCTGGTAGTCGCGCAACCGCCAGCCGTTCTCCTCCAGGTCGATCCGGTGCGCCTCGCCGTCGACGTACCCGGCCAGGTCCTCGGCGGGCCAGCCGAGTTTGAGCAGGGCCTGTTTGAGGTTGCCGCGTTCGCTGGGGTGCACCGCGACGGTGTCGGACTCGATGCGCGCACCCAGCATCGGCCTGATCCGGCGGGAGCGCACCACCTCCTCCAGCACCGCCCGGTCCAGCGCCTGGAGCACCAGGCCGTGCGTCGGGTGGGAGAGCAGTTGCAGCCGCCCGTAGCGGCCCATCGTCTCGGCGACGTCCACCAGCAGTGAGTGCGGCACGGGGTAGCGCGAGTAGGTGAGGAACGCGTCTACGACCTGTTCGGCGTCGTGCCCGGCGGCCCGCGCGTTCCACAGCGCCAGCGGCGTCACCCGGTAGGTGTGCACGTGCTCGGGGGCGCGCTCCAGTTCCGCGAA is a genomic window containing:
- a CDS encoding NUDIX hydrolase — translated: MDFSDTAAPALVDALAWVHVRDGRVLKVRSTGKDVFYLPGGKREPGESDAEALTREVAEEVSVRLDPATLELFTVVDAAAHGYPEGTRVRLACYTAEFAGTLAPSSEIAELAWFTAADADRCPPAGVRVLEELARRGLVEG
- a CDS encoding polysaccharide deacetylase family protein, with protein sequence MSPRSARRRRVLVGASVLLCLSLVLWGLNTLVNSRTFQLGGTLVHRVATDARVVALTFDDGPTEYTEEVLATLAELDVTATFYLTGRELEENPGAGRLIAGAGHELGNHSYSHRRMVFHSPDFVASEIERTDEAIRATGYSGEITFRPPNGKKLYVLPRYLAEHGRTTVTWDVEPDSDATADADTIVAQTVRQVRPGSIVLLHVMYDSREASRAAIAPVVESLRADGYEFVTVSELLRYR
- a CDS encoding DNA repair helicase XPB translates to MSGPLIVQSDRTLLLEVDHELADECRRAISPFAELERAPEHVHTYRVTPLALWNARAAGHDAEQVVDAFLTYSRYPVPHSLLVDVAETMGRYGRLQLLSHPTHGLVLQALDRAVLEEVVRSRRIRPMLGARIESDTVAVHPSERGNLKQALLKLGWPAEDLAGYVDGEAHRIDLEENGWRLRDYQRAAVDSFDAGGSGVVVLPCGAGKTVVGAAAMARTGATTLILVTNTVSVHQWRSELLRRTSLTEDEIGEYSGARKEIRPVTIATYQVMASRRKGVHTHLELFEARDWGLIVYDEVHLLPAPIFRMTADLQARRRLGLTATLVREDGREGDVFSLIGPKRYDAPWKEMENQGWIAPADCVEVRVTLTESERLAYATAEPEDRYRFCASTPVKTSVVRELVQRHEGERTLVIGSYIDQLDEIGAELDTPVIKGETPVRERERLFDAFRSGGLHTLVVSKVANFSVDLPEASVAIQVSGSFGSRQEEAQRLGRVLRPKGDRRAARFYAVVARDTLDQDYAAHRQRFLAEQGYAYRIVDADDVLAGGEI